From the Salinimicrobium tongyeongense genome, one window contains:
- a CDS encoding gliding motility lipoprotein GldH — protein MDKRPAFLLFLGLLLFASCDEKRVFDRYESIPDGEWQRDSVIGFRFEAPDTLKQYNLFINLRNNSKYNFSNIYLITELNFPNGKVISDTLQYEMAAPSGEWLGTGFGDVKESRLWYKENFRFNETGEYLVTVQQAMRRRDSIQGIKNLEGVTEVGFRIEDIKQQQ, from the coding sequence ATGGATAAAAGACCGGCTTTTTTGCTCTTTTTGGGACTTTTACTTTTTGCGTCCTGTGATGAAAAAAGGGTTTTTGACAGGTATGAATCCATACCCGACGGGGAATGGCAAAGAGATTCTGTTATCGGTTTCAGATTTGAAGCGCCCGATACGCTTAAACAATACAACCTTTTTATCAACCTCAGGAATAATTCGAAGTACAACTTCAGCAATATTTATTTAATAACCGAGTTAAACTTTCCAAACGGGAAGGTGATAAGCGATACCCTTCAATATGAGATGGCTGCACCTTCGGGAGAATGGCTTGGCACAGGCTTTGGTGATGTAAAGGAAAGCAGGCTCTGGTATAAAGAGAACTTCAGGTTTAATGAGACAGGTGAATATCTGGTGACTGTACAGCAGGCCATGCGCAGGCGCGACAGCATACAGGGCATTAAAAACCTTGAAGGTGTAACAGAGGTTGGTTTTAGAATAGAAGACATTAAACAACAACAATAA